The following proteins are encoded in a genomic region of Desulfosporosinus youngiae DSM 17734:
- a CDS encoding 5' nucleotidase, NT5C type encodes MRIGVDIDGVISDSYPLWLQELNRHYGKNIPDIVDYNMHVAFGVTSDDMNEFFETNVERLLMMPEPIPGAKEGIETLLQDGHEIIYVTARTPEQKDLTVRWFSLREIHHEHVLCTGFGSKADVVKEWGIEAFIEDYQVNAKLIAECGVPVFLLNASYNQEELPPGIIRCHSWDEIITGIQAICHNKP; translated from the coding sequence GTGCGAATTGGAGTAGATATTGACGGAGTCATTTCCGATAGCTATCCCCTTTGGTTACAGGAGTTAAATCGGCACTACGGTAAAAATATACCCGATATCGTCGATTACAATATGCATGTGGCTTTTGGGGTTACGAGTGACGATATGAACGAATTTTTTGAGACGAATGTCGAACGTTTGTTAATGATGCCTGAGCCAATACCTGGTGCAAAGGAAGGAATTGAAACCCTTCTGCAGGATGGACATGAAATAATCTATGTTACAGCACGAACACCTGAGCAAAAAGATCTCACTGTGCGATGGTTTTCGTTAAGAGAGATTCATCATGAACATGTGCTGTGTACTGGGTTTGGCAGCAAGGCAGATGTTGTTAAAGAGTGGGGAATTGAGGCGTTTATTGAAGATTACCAAGTTAATGCTAAGTTAATAGCGGAATGCGGGGTGCCCGTTTTTCTGCTCAATGCAAGTTATAACCAAGAAGAACTCCCCCCGGGTATTATTCGATGCCACAGTTGGGATGAGATAATAACAGGTATACAGGCGATTTGCCATAATAAACCCTAA
- the murC gene encoding UDP-N-acetylmuramate--L-alanine ligase has product MALHIHFVGIKGTGMSALAQISAQIEGATISGSDVEESFYTDSVLKRANIPVLNFSPSNVENADLVVTSAAYTNQHPEIARALELNIPVLSYPQYLGRLLAKKRGICVTGTHGKTTTTAMMGLVLLEAGLDPTIVVGSDVPSIGGNAHSGTGNFFLAESCEYRRHFLNYTPEHLIITNIEFDHPDYFKDLDDVISAFAELAQKVPANGHIYVWDEDPNRKSLKSVAPITTFGLSESADIRATEILFKDEKSSMKIMVKGQYVGDLNLHVTGKHNIINALATISLCHEIGIPIEEILSSLGKFNGTKRRFEHIGSNPNGALIVDDYAHHPTEIRTTLEGARLSFPDRRIRAIFQPHTFSRTEKLLLEFSQAFQGADEVVIADIFASARELEHHTVSAPNLAEMILQQGIQARYIGTLDDIKIYLNQTLAPEDLVLTLGAGDIYKVGLEIVS; this is encoded by the coding sequence TTGGCATTACATATTCATTTTGTGGGAATCAAAGGTACTGGAATGAGCGCTTTAGCCCAGATTAGCGCGCAAATTGAAGGGGCTACTATATCCGGATCTGATGTTGAGGAGAGCTTTTATACAGACAGTGTCTTAAAACGTGCCAATATTCCCGTTCTGAACTTTTCTCCAAGCAACGTAGAAAACGCAGATTTAGTGGTTACCTCTGCTGCCTATACTAATCAGCATCCGGAAATCGCCCGAGCCCTAGAGTTAAATATCCCCGTATTAAGCTACCCTCAATATCTCGGACGTTTGCTTGCTAAAAAAAGGGGCATTTGCGTAACTGGAACTCATGGTAAAACTACGACAACCGCTATGATGGGCCTCGTCCTGCTCGAAGCTGGATTAGATCCTACTATCGTTGTTGGCAGCGATGTCCCTAGCATCGGGGGAAATGCACATTCGGGAACAGGAAATTTCTTCTTAGCAGAATCATGTGAATATCGACGTCATTTCCTTAATTACACACCAGAACACCTGATTATTACCAACATAGAATTTGATCATCCCGATTATTTTAAGGACCTGGATGATGTTATCTCTGCATTCGCTGAACTAGCTCAAAAAGTACCTGCGAACGGTCACATTTACGTCTGGGATGAAGATCCAAATCGGAAATCTCTTAAATCAGTTGCACCCATCACAACCTTTGGACTCTCAGAATCCGCGGATATTCGAGCAACAGAAATTCTTTTTAAAGATGAGAAGAGTTCCATGAAAATCATGGTCAAAGGACAGTATGTCGGGGATCTAAATCTGCATGTCACAGGAAAACATAATATTATAAATGCCTTAGCAACGATTTCTTTATGTCATGAAATCGGTATTCCTATTGAAGAAATTTTATCTAGTCTTGGCAAGTTCAATGGGACAAAACGTCGTTTTGAACATATTGGCAGTAACCCAAATGGAGCCTTAATTGTTGACGACTATGCCCATCATCCGACAGAGATCCGCACGACATTAGAAGGAGCTCGTCTTTCTTTCCCTGATCGCCGCATTCGAGCCATTTTTCAGCCCCATACCTTTAGCCGAACTGAAAAACTCTTACTTGAATTTTCACAAGCTTTTCAAGGAGCTGACGAAGTCGTTATCGCCGACATCTTCGCCTCAGCCCGGGAGCTTGAGCATCACACCGTTTCTGCGCCAAATTTAGCCGAGATGATCCTGCAGCAAGGCATACAAGCGCGCTACATTGGAACATTGGACGATATTAAAATTTATCTTAACCAAACTCTCGCACCTGAAGATCTTGTACTTACTTTAGGAGCCGGAGATATCTATAAGGTTGGGCTAGAAATTGTTAGTTAA
- a CDS encoding cytochrome b/b6 domain-containing protein — MLKCYIKARSNMKHHVKLRKPLMKQLKKGNVKGIFVHSQPIWVRIFHWGFALSLTGVIFSGLQLHKPASFLALNFSKVLTTHLVFCWLAMGFLAIRITDALLRRDDSLIPRIQDLKHFPQLMAYYFFLRSSPPPSRKYNSGQLIIYTSWLLLFLVSSLLGLASYWQGEHLIWVWKAVGGFQVIRWIKFIASIYFLTTIPLHIYLSVTEDISRLQAMVTGYERKPSPNNR, encoded by the coding sequence ATGCTAAAGTGCTATATAAAGGCAAGGAGCAACATGAAACATCATGTCAAACTAAGAAAACCTCTCATGAAACAACTTAAGAAGGGAAACGTGAAGGGAATATTTGTACACTCTCAGCCGATTTGGGTCAGGATTTTTCATTGGGGATTCGCTTTAAGTCTAACTGGAGTAATATTTTCCGGCCTTCAATTACATAAACCTGCAAGCTTTTTGGCTCTTAATTTCAGCAAAGTTTTAACCACTCATTTAGTCTTTTGCTGGTTAGCTATGGGTTTTTTGGCGATACGCATCACAGACGCTCTTCTTCGAAGAGACGATTCTTTGATTCCTAGAATTCAGGATCTTAAACATTTCCCACAGCTTATGGCCTATTATTTCTTTCTACGTTCTTCTCCCCCTCCGAGTAGAAAATATAATAGCGGGCAATTAATAATTTATACCTCTTGGCTCCTCCTTTTTCTGGTATCAAGTCTTCTCGGGCTAGCCTCCTACTGGCAAGGTGAACATCTTATTTGGGTGTGGAAGGCAGTGGGAGGTTTTCAAGTTATTCGCTGGATCAAGTTTATCGCCAGTATTTATTTTTTAACGACAATTCCTCTCCATATCTATCTGAGTGTAACTGAGGATATTAGTCGTCTTCAGGCCATGGTCACTGGATATGAACGAAAACCCTCTCCAAACAATCGTTAG
- a CDS encoding nickel-dependent hydrogenase large subunit: protein MTKLEKKTIFPLTRIHNPMLLEAYLDNGEIKDAYISDTLYRGFEQILIGRSAMDMPYYTQRICGICSSAHAITAALAVEQALGMQVPPNGLLLRNLILASDFIQNHIRHLYLYTMPDYFRGPDLAPFIPHSESDLRLSSKESISMTEHYFKAIEISREAHAAFAVFGGKAPHGHGIVPGGASMEVDADKVNRYRGYMMMILGFIDDILLPDVKLIIERYPEYADLGKGVGNYMSVGGFPSPEGSTLFPEGVILQGKLESFNEKYVTEDVTNAWYKPHGPLHPMDEVTVPDRGQAKGYTWVKSPRYRGQPVETGPLARAIINKEEVIGTGCLGRTWARTLELKKIAKTALKWLNRLEPGAETLDRKIGQDSGVGIGLHEAMRGTLGHWIAVENIRVKHYQIVTPSALNFGARDGAGTRSVGETSLLGLKIQSEDLKEAGRVIRSFDPCFSCSVHIIDRENVRALEIQV, encoded by the coding sequence GTGACCAAACTGGAGAAAAAAACCATCTTTCCTTTGACTCGAATCCATAATCCTATGTTATTGGAGGCCTACCTTGATAACGGAGAAATCAAGGATGCCTATATTTCTGATACACTTTATCGCGGATTCGAACAAATCCTAATTGGACGCTCTGCAATGGATATGCCGTATTACACTCAACGCATCTGTGGCATTTGTTCGTCTGCCCATGCCATTACTGCGGCACTGGCGGTAGAACAGGCTTTAGGCATGCAAGTCCCCCCTAATGGATTGTTACTGCGCAATCTTATTCTGGCCAGCGATTTTATCCAGAACCATATCCGTCATCTTTACCTATATACCATGCCCGATTATTTTCGCGGCCCAGATCTTGCTCCCTTTATTCCCCATTCAGAATCGGACTTGCGTTTATCAAGCAAAGAATCTATAAGTATGACTGAACACTATTTTAAGGCTATAGAAATTTCTCGAGAAGCCCACGCTGCCTTTGCTGTATTCGGAGGCAAGGCCCCCCATGGCCATGGGATTGTTCCTGGAGGCGCTAGTATGGAAGTTGATGCAGATAAAGTAAACCGTTATCGTGGGTATATGATGATGATTCTCGGCTTTATCGACGACATACTTCTTCCAGATGTTAAGTTGATAATTGAGCGGTATCCTGAGTACGCTGACCTTGGAAAAGGGGTTGGAAACTATATGTCGGTGGGCGGTTTCCCCAGTCCGGAGGGAAGCACACTTTTCCCGGAAGGAGTCATTCTTCAGGGTAAACTAGAAAGCTTTAATGAAAAATATGTTACGGAAGATGTCACGAACGCTTGGTATAAACCTCACGGTCCCCTCCATCCAATGGATGAGGTCACGGTTCCTGACCGGGGTCAAGCCAAAGGATATACTTGGGTCAAATCTCCTCGTTACCGCGGTCAGCCCGTAGAAACCGGTCCCCTGGCACGTGCCATTATCAATAAGGAAGAGGTCATCGGTACTGGTTGTCTCGGCCGGACCTGGGCACGAACACTTGAACTTAAGAAAATCGCGAAAACGGCTCTGAAGTGGCTAAATCGTCTTGAACCCGGAGCCGAAACCTTGGACCGAAAAATAGGGCAGGATTCCGGAGTAGGGATCGGGCTTCATGAAGCTATGCGCGGCACCTTAGGGCATTGGATAGCTGTTGAAAACATACGGGTAAAACACTATCAAATCGTGACCCCTTCAGCACTAAACTTTGGTGCCCGTGATGGGGCCGGAACACGCAGTGTTGGGGAAACATCCTTACTCGGGTTAAAAATCCAATCCGAAGATCTAAAGGAGGCAGGTCGTGTCATTCGCTCTTTCGATCCTTGCTTTTCCTGCAGCGTACATATCATAGATAGAGAGAATGTCCGCGCCCTAGAAATTCAAGTCTGA
- a CDS encoding hydrogenase small subunit: protein MLSRRDFLKLVVKGAVLGNLSQLISPPLAEAVSAGEVRKLPVIMIETGTCTGDSISLDNIWTPTFSDIFTNIVDWRYDWIMNQAQGDALYGILRETYEKLPNEYILIVQGAMVQRDEGNYNHVAYDYDNNKLITGIDFVRHMGLKAKYVVAIGSCAAYGGPAAGYPNPSQATGVQNILPERRVINVSGCPAHPDWIMGTLLHLALYGEPELEKFGRPKLFYGETVHNRCPRRRDYDQGIFATDIGQKECLFRVGCKGPVTYADCPIRRWNDRFNWPIGCNTPCIGCTEPGYPDLMSPFTVHLPDIPFPGGTKVNTDSIGLGVLGLTSVAITGHIVTSLYKGRLQKNLLRSSVKSQHRPAIKKVKAFHQYRLKKNKNQE, encoded by the coding sequence ATGCTAAGCCGACGTGACTTTTTGAAATTAGTCGTCAAAGGAGCCGTTTTAGGCAATCTTTCTCAACTTATCTCCCCTCCTCTGGCAGAAGCAGTATCAGCAGGTGAGGTTAGGAAACTTCCTGTGATCATGATTGAGACTGGTACTTGTACTGGTGACAGCATTTCCTTGGATAATATTTGGACACCAACCTTTTCTGATATTTTTACTAACATCGTCGATTGGCGCTATGACTGGATCATGAATCAAGCTCAAGGCGATGCTCTCTATGGCATTCTTCGCGAGACCTATGAAAAGCTGCCCAACGAATATATTCTTATTGTCCAAGGAGCTATGGTTCAACGTGATGAGGGCAATTATAACCATGTGGCTTATGATTATGATAATAATAAGTTAATTACGGGAATTGATTTTGTCCGCCATATGGGGCTCAAAGCAAAATACGTTGTTGCTATAGGCAGCTGTGCAGCTTATGGAGGACCGGCCGCCGGTTATCCTAATCCTTCCCAAGCAACCGGAGTCCAAAACATCCTGCCTGAACGCAGAGTTATTAATGTTTCCGGCTGTCCCGCTCATCCTGATTGGATCATGGGCACTTTACTCCATCTGGCCTTATATGGCGAACCTGAACTTGAAAAATTCGGACGGCCAAAGCTATTTTATGGTGAAACTGTGCATAACCGCTGCCCTCGCAGACGTGATTATGACCAAGGAATTTTTGCTACAGATATCGGACAAAAAGAATGCCTATTTCGTGTAGGCTGTAAAGGACCCGTGACCTATGCCGACTGCCCGATTCGCCGTTGGAATGACCGCTTCAATTGGCCGATTGGCTGTAATACACCATGTATCGGGTGTACGGAACCCGGATATCCTGATTTGATGTCCCCATTTACGGTTCATTTGCCCGACATTCCCTTCCCCGGTGGGACCAAAGTTAACACAGACTCGATTGGGCTCGGGGTTTTAGGATTAACCTCCGTAGCTATTACCGGACATATTGTGACATCGCTCTATAAGGGACGCCTCCAAAAGAATTTACTGAGATCCTCTGTCAAGTCTCAACATCGACCAGCTATAAAAAAGGTCAAGGCATTTCATCAGTATCGACTCAAGAAAAATAAGAATCAGGAGTGA
- a CDS encoding DUF4157 domain-containing protein, with protein MFTQSSKKIDSNGKRAVSVNSEKEQGILSTPSFSASPQNLMQFGHMIGNGKVLQILQSQFTQRPDGLPMQRKEIGNTSLNDMAERFRIPGQFRSQIQKMNAPEVERHDNATGMPDKLRTAVENISGLSMDNVRVHYNSDKPSQVGAWAYAKGTDIHVGPGQEKHLPHEAWHVVQQAQGRVRPTMHMKGLGVNETEAFEHEADIMGEKLKSGTYLNYTPNQQENDRISLCNDKVLEPII; from the coding sequence ATGTTTACTCAGTCATCGAAAAAAATAGATTCTAACGGAAAAAGAGCTGTATCTGTAAATTCGGAAAAAGAACAAGGAATTCTAAGTACTCCTAGCTTTTCAGCATCTCCACAAAACCTAATGCAATTTGGGCATATGATTGGGAATGGTAAAGTTCTGCAGATCTTACAATCTCAGTTCACCCAGCGGCCAGATGGGTTGCCCATGCAACGGAAAGAGATTGGAAATACATCATTGAATGATATGGCTGAACGGTTTAGAATACCGGGTCAGTTTCGTAGCCAAATACAGAAAATGAATGCCCCGGAAGTGGAACGGCATGATAATGCTACAGGAATGCCTGATAAACTTAGGACCGCAGTAGAAAATATTTCGGGTTTATCAATGGATAATGTTAGGGTGCATTATAACTCAGATAAACCATCGCAGGTAGGTGCGTGGGCGTATGCTAAGGGTACTGATATACATGTGGGGCCGGGACAGGAAAAACATTTACCCCATGAGGCATGGCATGTCGTACAACAAGCACAGGGTAGAGTAAGACCGACGATGCATATGAAGGGCTTAGGTGTAAACGAGACTGAAGCCTTTGAACATGAAGCTGATATTATGGGTGAAAAGTTAAAAAGTGGTACTTACCTTAACTATACGCCTAACCAACAGGAAAATGACAGAATATCCTTGTGCAATGATAAGGTTTTAGAACCAATTATTTGA